The window tatatatataaataaaatatcatcacttttatataatatttttttttttcattctGAAACTCACCTTGATAACTAGAATCATTGATATCTTCAGATGATTTACTCAAAGATATTTGGTTTAAGCGGTCTTCTTGCATTTCCTCTAATACAAACATTTTGTATCTCAAATATATTTGCTTTACACTTAATTTGAATGTGTTATATTTAGTTTCAAAATACTTAAAAAAGGATCTTGTATATCTAATGTACAAACGACATAAAGAATTCATTACTTGATCTTTCAACAAATTTGCTAATAAATTACTACATGTAGTTACAGCATGATTTTCTAAAGAATCCTTATTTATAGGAGTAATTAATTTGAAATTACTATAgattaattttttaaacataaaaCACATAGTTTCAAATTTTTcagaattattttttatatgcggtaatatacaatattttaaaatatcttttgcttttttttcatagctatttaaattatatttaaaaataccTCTTCTTAAATAGGCAATCCTACCTAAGTAacttaaattatatttttcaaaaagTTCTTTTTCATTGAAGGTATCTTTTAGAAATAtagaattaataaaaagttctatatatttaatggcattttcattttctacTCCTAgtttaattttattaaaaatataacttttcttttttattgGACTTAAAatcattaataataaatgaaaaggAAGAGAACATACTGCATTTTGAAATCTGAAtccataaatatatgaattatttctagttaatgttaaaaaattaattacaacagtattatcatttaataagcaatttatatgtatctTATTATCAGCATTTAGtaataatgtattatatttcgGATGAATTACATATCTTATTACTTTTAATCTTCCAGATACTACAAAAAAACCACCTAATAAGCTTTGATCTTCTCCTTTTTGAGctaattcttttttatttaaattacTTAAATTACATAAATTGGACATAATCATAATTGGAATATGCCCAGCACATATTGTTGTACTAGCTATTTCATCTTTGTATTGtctatttatttttattaataattctCCTTCATATGTTCTTGCAGATAGTTTACATAAATAAGGATAATCTGCTCTATACTCtcctttttcattttttatcattGGATTTTTTATTTGGATATCACTCACGAAAAATTTTACAGATTCAGAATTgtttttattcatatttaaaagagaataattattttgCTGAGGTGAAAATTCCATTATTGGTATATTTTCAgcaatattttttatataaacatttataaAGGAGTTAAAATCATCTATATGTGATTGTACTAGGAATTTggtaaaaatattataacttccatttattaatttatcGACTTTTAATTTCATATTAGGATATAAGGCttcaataatttttaaatgtaaCTTTATTTCTCCATCCGTAATTTGTAGGttgatattttttaaaaaacttttatctactttattattattaatcaATTCAGACGtccttttaatatttctatttaCTTCCTCTGccatttttataaaatcatattttaaatgCAAATGTAaagtttatataatataattattttattttttcaattcTAAAAgatgttatatattacttttatattttttataaagccttttttttttaaggtTGTGTcatgttttttttcttttttctttttttaataaataacaaatataaataaataaaaagataaataaatccttacggataaatatattgggttattattattactattattattatttattattattattattttttttttttttttttttacatcAATATGTTAGgcaataatatatattttattgatacaataaatatatacataaatatataattttatattatgtatttatatatatataatataaataaatatattgaaaaaaaaaaaaaaaaaaaaaaaacttaaTTTTCAGTTATTTTTGTCATTCCATAAAAATCATATGAgaaatgtatttattagaaatataccttattatataatttttaataaaaaagaaaaacaacaacatatttgttttataaaaaatataaaaaaagaaaaatattataatgactactttttttttttttttttttaatagaatattatatacaacttaaaatagaaaaaataattattatacatatataatatatattatataatatatattatataatatatatatatatatatatatatatatatatatatatatatataatatatgatgttatattatataatttggaaaaaaaaaaattaaaaataatatatggtaaaaaattatatgtatacaatCTTTATACTTATGTAATAGTAAcaaattaattttaaagaggaaaaggaataaaaaaaatatattcatatcattattaacACATATgtcaaatataaatatattcaaaatatatataaatatgtatataatatataagtgaagaaaaaaacaaaaaaattaatggccaaaaaaatataggaatagaaaatattcatttaatatatataattatatatataatatattatatataataatataatataatataataaatatatttttgtttctttCGGATTTTAcagaattattattttgttattaaCTGAGCTTTAAGCTTTACAATAATAAGAAcatattctatatatttataattattatttaaaaattaatttcattttaaagttaaaagaaaaaaaaaataaaataataaagtaaaataaaataaaaataaaaataatgagataaataaacaaatgttttattgtataaatatattatattatttccatttttttttatatatattaaaagaatcTATGacatataatgaatatattatatatatatatatatatatatatatatatatatatagtattatttatatataataatggtataatattaaaagaaatgttttttatttccaAATATAAACATCTTGAAATATAATAGTTTACAGAATgtattgtatatattatatttataattatagaaacttttattttgttaGAACATATATGATTACATTCTTTCGTAATAgtttaaatgataaaagTTCTGTGAAACCATAATTTTTGGATGTAAATAGAAATACATTTtggtatattatatataataagactatataaatttaatgttataaaaattaaatataaatttttgtccgaatgaaaaaatcaccttacatatatatatatatatttaataatataattgtCTTCCTTCTGGTGCGAAGTATAGGTAAAGATAATATAGTAAAatctaaatatataaataaatatatctcTTTAATGGCGCAAgttttatttaaatgatgatcttataaatatgttattatcTTATGATATAGGCatgatttttttatttcataaaaatcaaaagtaaaatattacaattaatatataatttaaactatttacattttctattattttaaagttaataagatgatgaagatgatttttttgttattatagTTATAGATATTTATTgttctatatataataataatatatatatatataatgcaCATAACAGtattatgtatacatatatatattattattgtaatagattaattattcttattatgTGTTAATTctaatttttcaaaatgaatgaaaacaaaaattattaatatattttaagagacatatatatatatatatatatatatatataaccCTAAATCATTTATGCAATATTTTTCAATgatatatagataaaatTTGAACTGCAAggaaataattaaaaaaagaaaaagaaaaatacatacaataataatattattttaatataatatatatgatacaaaatatttcttttataaaattaatatttattgatTTATATACTATTTTAAACTATActatttaatttttattatttattttataaattttttttatgtattttcGATAAGTTCAATATGTataatgttaaaaaaaaaaagaagttATATACCTTTCAAGTagtttattatatatattatatatatatatataatatatatgaataaaaatacctgttgtaaatatatattattatatatattatataaatttttttttttcttatatttttataaatacgtaaaatataatattttttataaatttttatttcttttaaaatatacaatacacataaattaattttactttataaattttttttattttttttataaaaaaaataatttattattttatatataatatatatatatatatatatatatatttatataatatttacatgtattataaaaattattatttatgggatttttgtttttttattaaattgtattataatttataaaaggaatataaataaaaatactatatattataaaatagtttatatatttttattatttatatttttttgcCTATTTTTGATATCATAAATTGTTTGTTTgtttctctttttttttcttttttcttttttctttttttttttttcccttttattttaatttataaaatatattcctttttattataaataaattaatatattatataatatatatatatttatttatttatttatttaaacGTATATATTTcgttttatttttattcctCTACCGTTTTGAAATATTTGATAGcaaaagagaaaaaaaaaaaaaaaaaaaatgacaGTTTTAAGCGCAGTAATAAGTActaaaagtaaaatattGGTTTCACGTCAATTTCGTAATATTAGTAAGTGTGATTTAGATTCATTAACTATACCAtttcataatttaattGAAAGAGAACGAAGTGatcatacatatatagAAACAGATAAGGTGAGGTATGTTTATCAACCATTAgataacatatatatatttttaattactAATATCAATTCAAATATTATTGAAGATTTAGAAATAATTAAAGTATTAAGTCAGATAATTCAAGATATATGTCAAGGGAATATAAATGAAAGTActatattaaaaaaatgttttaccataatattttatattgatgaattaataaaaaatggaGTGAGGGAAATTGTTAATAGTAATCAAATAAAGACATATATTGAAATGGAATCTCATGAAGAGAAATTACAAACAATTATAAGggaaaataaagaaaaggaagaaaaagaaagaagaaaatttaTTGCCTCGAAGTTAGAAAAGAATAGACAAAAACAAAGTAAAGTTAGTAGTAATAGTTTCTTATCAAATgatttaattaataatttagaatatacaaataatattgatatgTATAAAACTGAAGAACAAGACATAATAGATGAAAGTTTTAATACCTATAAAGGTATGCAATTAACAtctaataaaaaagaaaatatacGTATTCTAAATGTTGTTGAACATAAAGTGGACACAAAACCCCATATAAATGTTAATTCTATTTTTGATAAACcaattaatattataataacagAAAATATCATATGTACGTTAAGTTCTGAAGGTACTTTATGTGATTTAGATATACAAGGTACATTCAATCTACAAattaataatcataattattCAAAGGTTATAGTTGAATTAGATAATGAATATTCAGAAAAAGCTAAAATACATCCTATattagataaaaataaatataattctaatatattagaattaaaagataaaagtaaaaattTCAGAATTAATACCATTTATCCATTATTAAAATGGAAAATTAATCATATCAATGATTCTTATATACCTCTTAATATAAGTTGTTGGCCATGTGAAGATAATGAAAG of the Plasmodium reichenowi strain SY57 chromosome 11, whole genome shotgun sequence genome contains:
- a CDS encoding coatomer delta subunit, putative yields the protein MTVLSAVISTKSKILVSRQFRNISKCDLDSLTIPFHNLIERERSDHTYIETDKVRYVYQPLDNIYIFLITNINSNIIEDLEIIKVLSQIIQDICQGNINESTILKKCFTIIFYIDELIKNGVREIVNSNQIKTYIEMESHEEKLQTIIRENKEKEEKERRKFIASKLEKNRQKQSKVSSNSFLSNDLINNLEYTNNIDMYKTEEQDIIDESFNTYKGMQLTSNKKENIRILNVVEHKVDTKPHINVNSIFDKPINIIITENIICTLSSEGTLCDLDIQGTFNLQINNHNYSKVIVELDNEYSEKAKIHPILDKNKYNSNILELKDKSKNFRINTIYPLLKWKINHINDSYIPLNISCWPCEDNESTLLSLEIENKRNNNDELIYDLNVNLMCPSAHKPQIISNDKGIIEHDGVLLAWKVDELKNNQSCQIEMSIQANPESVFPFSVEAKSNMLAHKLN